A genomic region of Rhodohalobacter sp. 614A contains the following coding sequences:
- a CDS encoding lipoate--protein ligase, protein MIFIENEGITDPRLNLALEEYALRNFGENEDYLLFYINEPSIIIGRNQNTLEEINDEYVRANGIYVVRRISGGGAVYHDLGNLNFSFITNYKKENLHNFKKFTEPVVHVLRKMGVQAEMSGRNDLLVDNRKISGNAQFSTTKRMFSHGTLLFDSDLDEVTRALDVKMSKIESKGHKSVRSRVANISEFMDEKMDVYEFRSRILHGLYEERPSFERYHLTENEWEKVRQLKDEKYGNWDWNFGRSPKFNIQRNRRFPIGEIDLRLNVEQGHIKNLKIYGDFFGVEPVQKIEDHLQGVRYDPAALQTEVKKLNLESFFGKIEQDDFLQLVYGEDE, encoded by the coding sequence ATGATTTTTATTGAAAATGAAGGGATTACAGATCCCCGGCTGAATCTTGCCTTAGAAGAGTATGCACTTCGAAATTTTGGAGAAAACGAAGATTATCTTCTTTTCTACATAAATGAACCTTCCATCATTATTGGCCGCAATCAAAACACCCTGGAAGAGATTAATGATGAATATGTGAGGGCGAATGGTATTTATGTTGTTCGAAGAATTTCCGGAGGCGGAGCTGTTTATCACGATCTGGGAAATCTGAATTTTAGTTTTATCACAAATTATAAAAAGGAGAACCTCCATAATTTTAAAAAGTTTACGGAGCCGGTTGTGCATGTACTGCGAAAAATGGGCGTTCAGGCAGAGATGAGCGGACGAAATGATCTTCTTGTTGATAACCGGAAAATTTCCGGAAATGCCCAGTTTTCAACTACAAAACGGATGTTTAGCCATGGCACCCTCCTTTTCGATAGTGACCTTGATGAAGTGACCCGGGCTTTGGATGTAAAAATGAGTAAGATAGAATCAAAAGGGCATAAATCAGTTCGGAGCCGGGTAGCCAACATCTCCGAATTTATGGATGAGAAAATGGATGTTTATGAATTTAGATCACGCATTTTACATGGGCTTTATGAAGAGCGCCCTTCTTTTGAGCGCTACCATTTAACAGAAAATGAATGGGAAAAAGTCAGACAGCTTAAAGACGAGAAATATGGAAATTGGGACTGGAATTTTGGGCGATCACCGAAGTTCAATATTCAGAGAAATCGTAGATTCCCAATTGGAGAGATCGATTTACGCCTGAATGTGGAGCAAGGTCATATCAAGAATTTAAAAATCTATGGAGACTTTTTTGGCGTAGAACCGGTTCAAAAAATTGAAGATCATTTGCAAGGTGTGAGATACGATCCGGCTGCATTGCAGACTGAGGTAAAAAAACTGAACCTGGAATCCTTTTTTGGAAAGATAGAACAGGATGATTTTCTGCAACTGGTGTATGGAGAAGACGAATAG
- a CDS encoding RagB/SusD family nutrient uptake outer membrane protein: MMLKLKTYLTIVIISTLVVMTACTDLTETVHDQITEENFNPTEDDISALIAPAYSVLRGMKLGWYSFFDLQEESSDVMVTPVRPNGWYDGGTYIRMHKHEWDRFQGQPNSTYGQSFSGINTANRVIYQIESGVVPLETGQEAILAELRGLRAYYYWILLDNFGNVPIVTDFSDESVPEQNTRQEVYDFVVSELNAVIPNLTDEVNQATYGRFTAWAARSLLVRTYLNAEVYTGTPQWEQVITEADYIINNGPFMLEPVYKDNFSLNNHNSQEFIWAVPYDELLGTGNQYHMKSFPPIMQRAYGMEAQPWGGNAALPQFIDTYDEDDGRLDDTWLMGEVEDPETGEVLANFINYMETTESGVPQPFDWGYSPAKYEVPRPGAQVDISTDYPIFRFAETLMAKAEALLHTGRSGEAAVIVNQVRERNFDPYSEDKIVTAADLTGGSKYQYGFTEAGEIVDFEGGEDIVFGGFLDEIGYEFAAESFRRRQIIRFKTTSGESVFTAKSWFKHRATHSDHLTIFPLHNDVLNVNSNLQQNPGYE; encoded by the coding sequence ATGATGTTAAAACTAAAAACCTATTTAACGATTGTCATTATAAGTACTCTTGTAGTGATGACTGCATGTACAGATCTGACGGAAACGGTTCACGATCAAATAACCGAGGAGAACTTTAACCCGACTGAGGATGATATTTCCGCTTTGATCGCACCTGCCTATTCTGTATTGAGAGGAATGAAATTAGGCTGGTATTCTTTTTTTGACCTTCAGGAAGAATCATCCGATGTAATGGTAACTCCTGTACGTCCCAATGGATGGTATGATGGTGGTACGTACATTCGGATGCACAAACATGAATGGGATAGATTTCAGGGGCAGCCTAACAGCACATATGGTCAGAGCTTTAGTGGAATCAATACGGCAAATCGGGTGATCTATCAAATAGAATCCGGAGTTGTACCCTTGGAGACGGGGCAAGAAGCAATTCTTGCCGAACTACGCGGGCTTAGAGCCTATTACTACTGGATTTTGCTCGATAACTTTGGAAATGTACCCATCGTTACCGATTTCTCTGACGAGTCTGTTCCCGAGCAAAATACAAGGCAGGAAGTTTACGACTTTGTAGTAAGTGAACTGAATGCTGTAATCCCAAATTTGACCGATGAAGTGAATCAAGCCACGTATGGACGATTTACGGCTTGGGCGGCTAGGTCTCTTTTGGTACGAACGTATCTGAATGCAGAAGTGTACACGGGAACCCCTCAATGGGAGCAGGTGATTACAGAAGCGGACTATATTATCAATAATGGTCCTTTTATGCTGGAACCTGTCTACAAAGACAACTTCTCGTTAAATAATCACAATTCTCAGGAATTTATATGGGCTGTTCCTTATGATGAACTCCTGGGAACCGGAAACCAATATCATATGAAAAGTTTTCCACCTATTATGCAAAGAGCATATGGAATGGAAGCTCAGCCATGGGGCGGCAATGCAGCCTTACCTCAATTTATTGATACATATGATGAAGATGACGGCAGGTTAGACGATACCTGGTTAATGGGAGAAGTTGAAGATCCGGAAACCGGCGAAGTTTTAGCCAATTTTATTAACTATATGGAAACAACGGAGTCTGGTGTACCGCAACCATTCGACTGGGGATATTCTCCCGCTAAGTATGAGGTCCCTCGACCCGGAGCGCAAGTTGATATTTCCACAGATTATCCCATTTTCCGTTTTGCCGAAACACTGATGGCGAAAGCAGAAGCTCTCCTTCATACTGGAAGAAGCGGTGAAGCAGCCGTGATTGTAAATCAAGTAAGAGAACGGAATTTTGATCCATATTCTGAAGATAAAATTGTGACTGCAGCCGATTTAACCGGGGGCAGCAAATATCAATACGGCTTTACGGAAGCTGGTGAAATTGTTGATTTTGAAGGAGGCGAAGATATTGTATTTGGCGGATTCTTGGATGAAATCGGATATGAGTTTGCGGCTGAATCTTTCCGCAGAAGACAGATCATCCGGTTTAAAACAACATCCGGAGAATCTGTTTTTACAGCGAAAAGTTGGTTTAAACATCGGGCAACACATTCCGATCATTTGACAATCTTTCCACTTCATAATGATGTGCTAAATGTGAATTCGAATTTACAGCAAAATCCTGGTTATGAGTAA
- a CDS encoding SusC/RagA family TonB-linked outer membrane protein has product MIKKIQFVTVKKVLCVLMLLIGLHTNLLAQQMVTGTVLDESNMEPLPGVSILIQGTNQGTATDLDGRYSLEVPSEDAVLIFTFIGYERQEIAIQGRSEIDVHMVSQAVVGDEVVVVGYGTQRREDLTSSVSTVSTDEFVQASARSAAEMIQGQTAGLIVTTSSGNPRDNGDISLRGITTINSSSEPLILIDGVPGSLNTIAPEDIESVDILKDGSAAAIYGSRGQNGVILISTRKSTKGQPPTLQYSGYVNTQTIYNKPDMLDANDYRRLIDEGVNFTDYGSSTDWQDEIMQTPFGQTHNLTLMGGSAQTSYTASLNYKNWEGIFLTSNDNNLIGRININHSMLEGKLDANVNLIANRRTYDDSFGNYDYRQALIRNPTDIVTDENGTWIERDGFNYDNPVARIEETNSDVEERELRLNGTLTLNPIENLSLSLLGSTTLFNRDIGYSRTFEHTANVTGGEGGYASRSLDSSSENLVEFTATYENQIDAHDFSILGGYSWQETIYDGFGANNRRFATDLFSYNNLGIGNGLSEGEAGMGSYKNSSKLIGFFGRLNYIWNRKYLLMGSLRYEGNSKFGENHKWGLFPAISAGWRISEESFMDEVDIISDLKVRAGFGVTGVAPDDPYLSLTSFSYGSRFFNNGQWIQGISPARNPNPDLRWEQKEEINVGVDFSLFDDRLSGTYDIYRRDTRDMLWNYSVPVPPYLYNNILANVGHIRNYGMEASLKAAAVQKQDFSWNTSVNYSTNSNRLISLSNELFDLGSDYFYPGHTGEPIQVTTHRVEIGGPVGNFYGWDSVDITEEGEWIIQNNEGERIPASEAGPGDRTILGNGIPDHFLSWNNNFRFKNFDLNVTMYGAFGHQILNFQRLYYENPRVIQYNMLETAFDDVYGKARLNQDLAYVSYYIEDGDYWKLDNVTLGYSFDLNNLGITQSRVYVSGGNLLTITGYKGMDPEVGINGLDPGTDHRDKFPTTRTFTLGVNLTF; this is encoded by the coding sequence ATGATAAAAAAAATACAGTTTGTAACAGTTAAAAAAGTGTTATGTGTGCTGATGTTGCTCATTGGTTTACACACCAATTTGCTGGCACAGCAGATGGTGACTGGTACTGTTTTAGATGAATCAAACATGGAACCGCTTCCGGGTGTAAGTATCCTTATCCAGGGGACCAATCAGGGAACTGCAACGGATCTGGATGGACGATATAGTCTTGAGGTTCCATCAGAAGATGCGGTTTTAATTTTTACTTTTATTGGTTATGAACGTCAGGAAATAGCCATACAAGGCCGCTCTGAAATAGATGTTCACATGGTTAGCCAGGCTGTAGTTGGCGATGAAGTAGTTGTGGTTGGGTATGGAACTCAGAGAAGAGAAGATTTAACAAGTTCTGTTTCTACCGTTTCAACAGACGAATTTGTACAGGCCTCTGCAAGAAGTGCTGCGGAAATGATTCAGGGACAAACAGCCGGTCTGATTGTGACCACATCCAGTGGAAATCCCAGAGATAATGGGGATATTAGCCTTCGGGGAATTACAACTATAAACTCTAGTTCCGAACCATTAATACTCATTGATGGAGTTCCGGGCTCTTTGAATACAATTGCTCCGGAAGACATCGAATCTGTAGATATACTCAAAGATGGTTCAGCAGCGGCTATATACGGCTCAAGAGGACAGAATGGGGTAATATTAATTTCCACCAGAAAATCCACTAAGGGGCAGCCTCCAACATTACAGTATAGTGGTTATGTTAATACTCAAACAATTTATAACAAACCTGATATGCTTGATGCCAATGATTATCGTCGGTTAATTGACGAGGGCGTAAACTTTACTGATTACGGATCAAGCACAGATTGGCAAGATGAAATTATGCAGACACCATTTGGTCAGACTCATAATCTGACTCTTATGGGAGGATCTGCGCAAACCAGTTATACGGCCTCTCTTAATTACAAAAACTGGGAAGGTATCTTTTTAACATCTAACGATAATAATCTTATCGGTCGGATTAATATCAATCACTCGATGCTTGAAGGAAAGTTAGATGCAAATGTAAACTTAATTGCCAACAGAAGAACATATGATGATTCTTTTGGTAATTATGATTATCGACAAGCACTCATTCGGAATCCGACAGATATCGTAACTGATGAAAATGGCACATGGATAGAACGGGATGGATTTAATTATGATAACCCGGTTGCTCGGATTGAAGAAACTAATAGTGATGTGGAAGAAAGAGAACTCCGTTTAAACGGAACCCTTACACTCAATCCAATTGAAAATTTAAGCCTCTCTTTATTGGGGTCAACGACTCTTTTTAATCGGGATATTGGATATTCAAGAACATTTGAGCATACGGCAAATGTAACAGGTGGAGAAGGAGGTTATGCAAGTAGAAGTTTAGATTCGTCCTCAGAAAATCTTGTTGAATTTACAGCTACTTACGAGAATCAGATTGATGCTCATGATTTTAGCATTCTTGGTGGTTATAGCTGGCAGGAAACCATCTATGATGGATTTGGTGCAAACAATAGAAGATTTGCGACAGATCTTTTCAGTTACAATAACCTTGGTATTGGTAATGGCCTATCTGAGGGGGAAGCTGGAATGGGCAGTTATAAAAACTCTTCCAAACTGATTGGGTTTTTTGGCCGCTTAAACTACATATGGAATCGGAAATATCTTCTTATGGGAAGTCTTCGATATGAGGGTAATTCCAAGTTTGGTGAAAACCATAAATGGGGATTATTTCCAGCGATTTCCGCAGGTTGGAGAATTAGTGAAGAATCCTTTATGGATGAAGTAGATATAATATCAGACCTGAAAGTTCGTGCTGGATTTGGGGTTACAGGTGTTGCTCCGGATGACCCTTATTTATCTTTAACAAGCTTTTCTTATGGCAGCAGGTTCTTTAATAATGGTCAATGGATTCAGGGAATTTCTCCTGCGAGAAATCCGAATCCTGATCTTCGTTGGGAACAAAAAGAAGAGATAAATGTTGGGGTAGATTTTTCGCTTTTTGATGACCGGCTTAGTGGTACATACGATATTTACCGCAGAGATACGAGAGATATGCTTTGGAATTATTCGGTACCAGTACCTCCATATCTATATAACAATATTCTTGCAAATGTGGGACACATTCGTAACTACGGAATGGAAGCTTCACTGAAGGCTGCTGCTGTTCAAAAGCAAGACTTCTCTTGGAATACAAGTGTAAACTATTCAACAAACTCTAACCGTCTGATTAGTTTATCCAATGAGCTCTTCGATCTTGGAAGTGATTATTTTTATCCAGGCCATACCGGAGAACCCATTCAGGTAACTACACACCGTGTGGAAATCGGTGGCCCTGTTGGTAATTTTTATGGATGGGATTCGGTGGATATTACTGAAGAGGGAGAATGGATTATTCAGAATAATGAGGGAGAACGTATTCCCGCTAGTGAAGCAGGCCCAGGAGACAGAACTATTCTTGGTAATGGTATTCCGGATCACTTCTTATCATGGAATAATAACTTCAGGTTCAAAAACTTTGATTTAAATGTCACAATGTATGGTGCCTTCGGTCATCAGATTCTCAATTTCCAACGCTTGTATTATGAAAACCCCAGGGTGATTCAATACAACATGCTGGAAACTGCATTTGATGATGTATATGGAAAAGCCCGCTTGAACCAGGATCTGGCATATGTTAGCTACTACATTGAAGATGGAGATTATTGGAAACTGGATAATGTAACTCTGGGATATTCCTTCGACTTAAATAACCTTGGAATTACCCAATCCAGAGTATACGTATCGGGTGGCAATCTTTTAACCATTACCGGTTATAAAGGAATGGATCCCGAGGTGGGAATCAATGGCCTCGATCCCGGTACAGACCACAGAGATAAATTTCCGACTACTCGTACATTTACACTGGGTGTGAATCTAACTTTTTAA